AAATTCACAAACTCCACAAGATAAAAAGCAGAAACTCACCGTCTGGATTATTCTTGAGAGAGATGTgtcattgtgaaaaaaaaaatgtttttttttccttcattagcTATCATTTATTGGATTGGGATTAGTgctgtactttatttttaaagaaaacattagtgATCCACTAACCCTTCAGAGCTGAATTTCTAGCAAGGGGGTTGGTTTTACTTTGATCTAATAACATGCTTTCATACAGTATCACCTAAACTGGGGTTGAGGTCTACGAAGAAAAGCCAAGCTCCTGGTGCACTCCATGTTCAGAGCCATGATCCAGTTctcattaatattatattttgatcaACTTGAACAACTAGTGAAGCCAGAGGCAGGAAACGACCTTACAAAGCTGGACTCTAAGCTCTATGACAAGAGAGAGCACGTCTGCCTTGTTCATTCTTATATCCCAGCAACAAGTagagtgcctggaacacagcagataactaatacatattttttgaatgaattttttcaCCAGAGTACCAAGAACCTATATATCTCCTATTTCTGCTTCCCTTTTTCTCTACTCCAAGTACCGCTTTCCAAAGGTATCTACTCTTAAACATTCCATGTTTTTGAAAAACGAATTTAGAAGGAAGAGGACTTCCATATGATTGGGATAGAAAAATGTTGACTGAAGTCTTGAAACAAAGGGCAACATTACCTCAGAAGTCAAtagtaattaataataaaaatatggtttggaaaaaaaaaatcaagatcacTGTATCTTCTCTGACCCAGTTTCTAGGGGGACAGTTCACTTGGACAGAAGTTGCTCTACTTTGTGGATGTCAGGTATCACCTAGGAAAACAGACCACGCTCCTTGCAAGCATTACCCATGCTGTGTGTCCCCTGTGTGGTGGCAGGGTTGTCCCAGGTCCTTCTGTTATCCAAATGTGAGAGCTAACCCATTTCTAAGTGAAGGTTGGAGTGGCAGGTCCAGAAAATTAAACTCGGGAGACTCCAAGGATCCTTCCACATGCCTCACCTCGGGGCCTTCTTCTCCAGGCTAGAAGAGCAACGCCAGCCAGGACAATGGCGAGAACAATGGACCCAAAGACGGCTTTCATCACCAAAGGTATACTTTCTGATTCTGAAAGcaagcagaggaggaaaaaatccACAAGTTCCCTTTCCCTTCTATGTTAAGTTTCTGGGTCTTTGTCCCTGTGATCAATGGGAAACCCAACACTATTTTTCTTACTGTTGCTTCTCACCCATCAATCTGATGGCTAACAAAAATGTGCTTGTTTTCttgtgtttaattaaaaaaatttttaatttgtaatatggTAAATAGCAGTAGATAAAACCCACATCAACAAAAGCTTGTTGGGGTCCTCCATAGTTTTGCAGAGTACAAAGGAGCCCTGGGACCAAAGACTGTGAGAACTGCTGACTCACAAGAGCCATTCTAAAGCATGCTGCGTGACATAGTGACCCATCCTCCCCTCCCGGGCAGGCAGCATGGCTTCCTGCTCACTCCTTTCCTCAGCCTCACTCCCCAGACAGCCACAACCCGGTCCTTACCCTGAAGAACCATGTGGAGGCCACAGTGCTCCACATGACAGGAGTAAAAGTCACTGCTCTGAGGATCCAGCTCAACTGAAACCCATGTCTGATAGGTTCCATCCCCACTGGGAAGAATGTCTCCAGAATCCATTTCTTGGACAATTTCTTCTCCGTTCTTCTTCCAGACCATGGAAATTTCTGGGGGGTAAAAGCCATGAGCTTTGCAGAAGAGAGTTGTAATCCCTGGAAGAGTTTCTTTGCGATTTATTCTGACCAGTGGGGGTTCTAGGAGGAAAAAGCCAAAGTTAAATAGAAGTGTCTTGTGGACTGGGCATACAGTATTAGAACATGGCTTTCCTAATTAATTTACTTCATTGCAGGAAACATCTAAAACCCAGAATGACCCAGAACCCAGGTTCCTCAACAACAAACTTCCGTATTATGTATCTCCTACGAGGGCAGTGTGCTAGGTGATGAAGAATGTGGGGTGAGCCGTGCTCCATCCTCCAAGGAGGGGAAGCCATGTAACTTTGAGTATTTGGAAAGTGTGCTGGGATTGTTCACTGTTAACCTTTGAAATACCTTTCTGTGTCAAGGAAAACTGACCCACAAAATGTGTAAGTGACTGTCCCTCATAAGTAAATTCAGCAAGAAATTAGAACTTCTTGTACTCAATTCTATGTTTAGTGCAAATAAATAACACAGAAATCTCTGCTCAGCTTTGGCTCCAAATTGCCTTGTACACTCAGGCCACTTTGATGACTGTCACCAGACACAAACATATGTCATAGATCATGTCATGGCTGTGCTCTCAAAGGGGCTACAGACAGTCATATCATAGAAGGGCTCCAGCAgtgacaacaaagaattatccatttGTGACCTTGGCTCCTCGTGACTGCTCTGTTGATTTTCCATATGGTCCTGTCCTTAACATTTCCTGCTGAAACTGGGTCACGGAGCAATACAGAGACCGGGGGGCCTACTTCCTGCTCCTCTCTAAGTCTCACCTTCTCACTTCCGCCTTATCATCTGCCATCCTGCTACAGGGAGGAGCCCTCACCTCAACAATACTGTCCTTGTCTTTTTGCGAAGGCATGAAATTTAGTAGTCGAAAAAGGCTTTCCAACActaaaaccaaaatataaatgCCACCAGGAGAGACTGTGCTTTTTTGACAGTGCCTATGAAAAACTGATCCTAGATCCCTCTTTTGACCAAAAGGTTGAGAATCCATTATGATACTCATGGTAGACAGGAGGCCTGGCGGGGGAGCAGATGCATTCAAGTCTAACTTCAACACACATTGTGTCTAGGAGCTTTCCGTAGCATGATACAgacaattcattttaaataataagatcATACGTGAAAAGTTCTGTATTAACTAAAAGTTGAACAATTGAATCATGTCTTTAAAGTATCAGAGGAGCTCTTTGCTGAAAGGAATCTTATCACTAATCCTCCAGTGAAGCAAAGACCCTCTTTGTAAGTCCAGATTTTCATTCCTGCTGCTGTTGTGAGAACGCTTCGTTACTAAACAAGTTGTGAGAATTGCTCCACCTCCCAAAGCATTTCCCAGCTGATTGTCGACAGGAGATGAAAGGGTTTGCCTTGCTGGAGCCCCCCAAAAGGAGGTGCCCTCAGAGTCACTCCACTTTGTCAAGACAAGTGGAATTGCTAAATCTGGTCAAGACATTGCTAAAAAGTAACCAGGGAATGTTCTCACGGGGAGTCACAGATTACAATAGTCCAACTAAAGACAGGGACTTCAGGTAGGGTGGATACAACCTAGATGAGTGGAAATGTACAAAACCTGCAGTTCTGGGGATGTGGGAGCagccttctcccttctctttacCTGTTCTTTGGAGGGTGTCATTGCCATACTCCAGGAATCTCTTTAGCCAGGCAATGCATTCTTCTTCCAGCCAATTCTTCTGATACTGTAACTCATGCCGATTGGCCTCCCATGCCTGTATGGTGATGTGGGCCACGTTATCTACAGCTATCCAGGAGAGGGTGTCTTTATTGAAGACTAGGAAATCCTGTCCGTCATATGCGTACTGGAGAAATCCCATGGTGCTTCCGTCCTCCAGCATCTCACAGCCGATCATTCTCTGGTAAGTGTGAAGCCCTGGAACACACACGCAAGCCGGGGGGGATCTGCACAAGGACCGCAGACCCAGAGGCCCTGACCTCTCAGGGCTGGAAGCATCCTCTGCCCTAACATGTCACCCCACAGGCCTGCCATGGCATCGTTGAGTCCCCAGGAGGAACCGCTTATGGAAGCCCACCTGTCAACAGGTATCTGTGGAGTACCTACCACATGCCAAAGGAACACGATAATTCCTGCCTTGGGGAGTTATTCGACCACAGGAATGATTAACTGATAAACACTGTGGCTATTCTGAGTgtgctggaggagggagagagaggcaggagccaGAAATATCCCTGGGAAAGTTAATGTCATGATGCTAAGTTAGCAGATCACTGAGCCTGGCCACCGGGAAGTGAGACACAGACTGGGCAGAGTAGGATGGGAAAGGAGAAGTTGCGTGTCGGAGCCCGAATGGGAATGGGATGGGGATGggcgggggtgggcagagggcccCTGGGGAGGAGACGGACCATTCGGAAGAggcacagggcaggtgggagACACTGAACCCATCAACCCGGTTTCCCAGGCTTTGCCAAAAGCCACAGCAAGTGCGAGTCAGCAGCTGCTCTCGTTGGAGGTCAGCCCAGGGGCCTGTCTGCTGGGTGGGGGCCGGTGGGGACAGCGTTCGTGTCTGCCTCGTTCACACCTGAGTGGTTGTAGTGCCTCTGCAGGTTCTTCAGTTCCACCAGGGACGTGTGCTGCCAGCCCCTCAGCAGCTGCGTGTACCTCTCCCAGTGATCAGGCGCGAGGTTCTTCGCCATCCATGGGGCCTTTGGCTCCTTCTGCCGAGTGACGCTGTTATACGTGGTGATAGGGTGAGAGTCCACGTAGCCAACTGAAATAAACTCAGGTACCCCCTGGCCGGGATCTGAAACGCCCAGGCGGAAATATCTCAGAGAGTGAGTCCCTGGGAAGGAGGCAAAGAAGGGAGACGTGGAGTCACAGACGATCCCAGCCCGTAAACAGAGTTCCCCTGAACCCACACCTGTGCCTCCCGGCCCCCAGCTGCTATCTCCTCCCACAGAATTATAGAATCCCAGCAATTTAGGGTCTAGAGGGGACTTTTTAAGCTGCAGCCCTGTGACTTGGAGCCTTCTTTGCTCAGATCTGGAAATTCAGGATGAAATTTTACCAGGTGATCTCATCTTTAAACTAAGCATAGGGTGCTGCCCCTTAAGGACCAGTCCCTGGAAACACCTATGTCTGAGCCTTTTGTCCTGTTACCTCCTGCCATTTCTGACCCATCTAAATCCTTCCCAGTCATCAAAACCCATCTCCAGAAACACTCCCAGGACCAGCCTTGACATCTGCATAGCTGAGTCAAGATGACAAATGAAGGCTCACATACCAGAGTTACAGACATGTAAAAGGAATAAATCAAGCTAACAAACTGTTAAATATGGTCTATCCTCCTACCTTGAGAAATGGCTTCCATGTGACCTTGAAGGGCAAACTCCAATTGGAAAATCTCAGACTTTGTGAAGTTCTGGATAGAGAAAGCTGGcctccaccctccagccccagccctcggCCAGagacctgcctcctcctcttcccactctGGGCTCCATCCTGCCCTGCCAAGGCCCTTGTGCCCACATTTAAATATCCCTGGTCTCTCATTGAAGGTCCATCCACAAACACTGCTTGCTGTGTAGACCTCAGAAGCCCTGAGTCATCTGGGCCGGGGACTCCAGGTTCCTGGTACCTGGAGTACAGTCTAGAGTGGAGGGGCACAGACCCAGGGTGCTATCTCCCTTGGAGGATCGTAGAGTGCCAGAGGGGATCTGTCTGAATGTGGGACCACATCTGGGGCTTCTCTTGCCTGTGTCTAAGAGCTGTACTAGATGCCACTTCCCCAAAGTCTTTCCAGATTGCCCAACCCAAGGCTGATGTCCCCTTTAGGAGCTCCCCTAGCACTCGGATCTTCTGATGTGGCCCCCGTCACTGTGGAGAACCTTACACGGCTGTCAGGCTCCTATTCCCCAGGCTGAATACCACTTCATGATGTTCACTCCTTCCTCTTCATTTAGAAACATAGAGTTCAGGGGGAAAAATCAGCTCACAAAATGAGCTTCTGTGCAAGCAAGTTTgtatagattttttcttttctccaaaattGCTTATGAAAAAATTCATAATGTGCTGCTCATCTTTGAGAACTGACTACCCCAAGGCTACAGGGTACCCTTACCTGAACTATTAGGGGACACAGGATGCCCTGAGACTGAACCAGGCCTCCTGGGCTCCGTCTGGCTGATCGTACCAGTCCTGCAGAGCCAGGCTAAGCACATCTTTCTCCCTGCTCCTTGAGCCAGGGCGGGCAGTTTGGCAGGGTTCCAAGTGGGTGCCCCTGCCCACTCCAGGCAGGGTCTACCCTGCGTATCAGCTGCAGTGCTGAACAAGACGGAGGCTGGTCTCCCTCAGGCCTGGGCAGCACAAGGCCCCCAGTCCCCCTCTGTGTTGCTCTGACCTTGCActtccccctttcccttcctGTGGTGGGTGGGGCTGCGTTGGGAGGCAGTACAGCGGAAGCCTCTGAGGGTGTCAGGAGAGTCTCTTTTCATAAAAGTGTTGGTTCTTATGAAAACAAGAGCCAGAGGTTGAAGCAGAAGCAAGAATTCTATCATAAAACCAAACAGCTGCCACATTCTGCCTTCTATTCTATTTCTCTTTGCTTACTTTCTACCTCCTTCTCAATCTTGAGGCACTTACGAATTGGGACTTAGCTATTCTCCTGTGTATTTCTGCAAGGCCTAGCACTTGGAAAATATGTGGTGAATTGAGTCATTGAGGAAACACTTTATTTCTCTGCTTTAGAGATATGCTGAAATTATTAGGAATCTATTTAACCCGGAacttacactttaaaaatatttttcattaacgGGAAGGCTGGTGAATGGGGAGTAGAGCTGAAATCTGATCTGCCTCTGATCTGGAATCTGCAAAAGGTGTATATGCTTGAATCTGCAACTGGCTTTGAAACAGTCCCCCTTCCCCACAGCTGGAAAGGTTTTAATGGCTACTCTAGAGACATGTGACTGTTTAAAGAAGGAGGCAAAGGGAGGAACAAGTTATGAACATTAGTTCTCATACTTTTCTCGATACTCATTTGTATATTCAACACCTCTTCTGTGCCAGCCATTCTTCTAGCCCCTGAGcgcacagaaaacaaaactgataaaaatgCCTGCCctaggttgggcacagtggctcacacctgcagccccagctatgatctggccactgcactcccaggtgacagagcaaaaaaaaaaagtctgccttCCTGGAGCCTACATTTTAGTAGGGGAAAGGGAGGCAGACAGGCAAtgcaaagtaaacaaaatatatatgtttctaaGTGCAGTGGAAAAAAACTAAAGCTGCAAAGAGGAATAggtaacaaaattttaaacaagaagGCCTGTTAGGGAAGACCTCCCAAAAAGGTGACTTCTGAGCAAGTGCCCGCAGGGAGTGAGGAAGACAGGCAGATATCCCTGGCCAGCGGTCTGGGCAGCAGGCATCacgcaaaggccctgaggaaaGAACCGTGCCTGGCATGTTCCACGAGCAGCAAGAAGGCCTGTGGCTGGAGCTGAGCGAGtgagggggaaagaaagaggcagaaatcaCTTCCACAGTTATTCTTAGGGGAAAAACTCACAGAAAGCAGAATCCAGACcaaaaaaatggggaaaggagaacaaagaaggaagaaaaaagatgctGCGTTATCAAAGCTAAGTTGGATTGGTGTAGAACTTCCCCTGGAAtctgggcttttgttttgttttgttttgctttgttttatgacCTCTGGAGGTCTACATTCCTGGTAGATGccaataagcaaaaaaaaaaaaaaaaaaaagtattaacaactTGGGGCGTTATTGCCCAATTAGGAGGATTTATTCTAAGTGAGTATCAACAACATCATCTTCAAACATAATATTTACAATTCACATAATTTggctttcttataaaaatataacttcataaaaattttcatCATCCAGAGTTAAAagatagagatagagagaaaTACGTTCTGTTGACAGCACTGGCCAAGTACAGTATAGTGGTCTTTTTCTGACTCAATCTCGGTCTAATTCCTGGTTTGGGAACAGTTTTTCTCCTCCAACCAGCCAGCCATGACTTCAAAGACTGCTGGGCCCCCTAAAGGCTGGACTCTCTCTGCTGGTCACCTGCCTGTGCACCCCTCGCACAGCCAGCGTGGCTCTGCTCCAGGACACCACAGCCTCCTGCTCTTCGTCTGCCACAGGCCCCGTCACCCATCTGGCGCTTCCACAGGTACGAGGCATGCTTGCTCCTTAGCTGGGCTTCCAAAATAGTATCTCAGCTGCAATAGGAATGTGCTTGACACTTAACGTCAGTAACTCACAAGTTGGGGACAAGTTCATGGTACCCTTTCTTCTCATAGTATGTTAAATCTGGTGATCATTTATATTCTACTAGAATATGTTGCCCGGGTGATCAGATTTCTACTATGACTATTAAGGTTGAATCATTTGAAACAACCAATatttgacctacaaaaatggcaatttcacaCCCTTCGATCTAATTTTCTGATTCTCTTCTTGCTCCAATAACTATGAAATTAGGTTTCTCTCTCCCTTTACATGAACAGATGATCAGCATTTGCCCACTACGGAGCTGAAATCTATACTTTAGAAATTGATCTTCCGTTCAGGCCAGCCAAGTTCTTCTCAAGGGGCATTTGCTGCCC
This is a stretch of genomic DNA from Eulemur rufifrons isolate Redbay chromosome 27, OSU_ERuf_1, whole genome shotgun sequence. It encodes these proteins:
- the LOC138375606 gene encoding major histocompatibility complex class I-related gene protein isoform X1; amino-acid sequence: MMVLLFPVIVALTVKHSDARTHSLRYFRLGVSDPGQGVPEFISVGYVDSHPITTYNSVTRQKEPKAPWMAKNLAPDHWERYTQLLRGWQHTSLVELKNLQRHYNHSGLHTYQRMIGCEMLEDGSTMGFLQYAYDGQDFLVFNKDTLSWIAVDNVAHITIQAWEANRHELQYQKNWLEEECIAWLKRFLEYGNDTLQRTEPPLVRINRKETLPGITTLFCKAHGFYPPEISMVWKKNGEEIVQEMDSGDILPSGDGTYQTWVSVELDPQSSDFYSCHVEHCGLHMVLQESESIPLVMKAVFGSIVLAIVLAGVALLAWRRRPREQNGVIYLPPLDR
- the LOC138375606 gene encoding major histocompatibility complex class I-related gene protein isoform X2: MMVLLFPVIVALTVKHSDARTHSLRYFRLGVSDPGQGVPEFISVGYVDSHPITTYNSVTRQKEPKAPWMAKNLAPDHWERYTQLLRGWQHTSLVELKNLQRHYNHSGLHTYQRMIGCEMLEDGSTMGFLQYAYDGQDFLVFNKDTLSWIAVDNVAHITIQAWEANRHELQYQKNWLEEECIAWLKRFLEYGNDTLQRTEISMVWKKNGEEIVQEMDSGDILPSGDGTYQTWVSVELDPQSSDFYSCHVEHCGLHMVLQESESIPLVMKAVFGSIVLAIVLAGVALLAWRRRPREQNGVIYLPPLDR